Proteins encoded by one window of Ramlibacter tataouinensis:
- a CDS encoding J domain-containing protein — MSNAALQSLLMQPDAADPVLAMQQARFNALMRDVALWRAALAEWTERLARYQQAIEPVRRELHAAWRQWVFALDDASLQTGLTRAERAQLGELLRESIAALLAVEDDAEIAAVARRHEEGPSSVPSRQQAETDGAPSDDEPLEDLAPEWERQAAAAAAQRAERAATRRADTVSKRGRQAAQDASQSLRDVYRRLASALHPDRERDARQRERKTELMQEANRAYAEGNLPALLELRLQAEQVDAAHLAAADRRRVQHYVTVLQEQLVDLQSETRRLEAEFRAAAGLAPGSGLQPRKADRIISSEIQRLRGELLLLRRQTRVLRDVEALKRWLREQRKP; from the coding sequence ATGTCGAATGCCGCCCTGCAGTCGCTGCTCATGCAGCCTGATGCCGCCGATCCCGTGCTGGCGATGCAGCAGGCGCGCTTCAATGCCCTGATGCGAGATGTCGCGCTGTGGCGCGCCGCACTCGCCGAGTGGACGGAGAGGCTCGCGCGCTACCAGCAGGCCATCGAGCCGGTTCGCCGAGAGCTACATGCGGCCTGGCGACAATGGGTTTTCGCGCTCGACGACGCCAGCCTGCAGACCGGTCTAACGCGTGCTGAACGTGCCCAGTTGGGGGAGCTGCTTCGCGAAAGCATCGCGGCGCTCCTGGCAGTGGAGGACGACGCGGAGATTGCGGCTGTCGCGCGCCGACATGAGGAAGGTCCGTCTTCCGTGCCGTCAAGGCAGCAGGCAGAGACCGACGGGGCGCCCAGCGACGACGAACCTCTGGAGGACCTTGCGCCGGAATGGGAGCGACAGGCCGCTGCGGCCGCCGCCCAACGCGCGGAACGGGCGGCAACGCGCCGTGCAGACACTGTCTCGAAGCGGGGCAGGCAGGCGGCGCAGGACGCGTCCCAGTCGTTGCGCGACGTGTATCGCCGGCTCGCGAGCGCACTGCACCCAGACCGCGAGCGGGATGCGCGGCAGCGTGAGCGCAAGACGGAGCTCATGCAGGAAGCGAACCGGGCGTACGCCGAAGGAAACCTGCCGGCCCTGCTGGAACTCCGGCTGCAGGCCGAACAGGTCGATGCCGCGCACCTGGCTGCCGCGGATCGGCGGCGCGTGCAGCACTACGTGACCGTGCTCCAGGAGCAGCTGGTGGACCTGCAGTCGGAGACGCGGCGGCTCGAAGCCGAATTCCGCGCCGCCGCGGGCCTCGCGCCGGGGTCGGGGCTGCAGCCCCGCAAGGCTGATCGGATCATCTCGTCGGAAATCCAGAGGTTACGGGGTGAGTTGCTGCTCCTGCGTCGCCAGACCAGGGTGTTGCGGGACGTGGAGGCCCTGAAGCGTTGGCTGCGGGAGCAGCGCAAGCCTTAG
- a CDS encoding ArsR/SmtB family transcription factor, with the protein MAASADPLSLTFAALADPTRRALLALLAQGEATVNELAAPFDMRLPSISKHLKVLERAGLVVQTRHSQWRPRRLEAAPLGQAAGWLDEYRPFWEGSLDRMATYLDELQMNSKESSHDRSTRSARK; encoded by the coding sequence ATGGCAGCTTCTGCCGATCCCCTCAGCCTCACTTTCGCCGCACTGGCGGACCCTACCCGGCGGGCGCTCCTCGCGCTGCTGGCGCAAGGCGAGGCGACGGTCAATGAGTTGGCGGCCCCGTTCGACATGCGGCTTCCCTCGATCTCTAAGCACCTGAAGGTGCTCGAGCGCGCCGGGCTAGTCGTGCAAACCCGTCATTCCCAGTGGCGGCCGCGTCGGCTGGAGGCCGCTCCGCTGGGGCAGGCCGCCGGCTGGCTGGATGAGTACCGCCCGTTCTGGGAGGGCAGCTTGGATCGAATGGCCACCTACCTGGACGAACTCCAGATGAACTCGAAGGAGAGCTCCCATGACCGCAGCACTCGATCCGCACGCAAGTGA
- a CDS encoding DNA-3-methyladenine glycosylase I — translation MRTTVPGPDGLPRCSWCAGASLDYVAYHDHEWGFPVAEDHRLFEKVSLEGFQSGLSWRTILDKRENFRAAFKRFDFREVASFDEVDVGRLLADAGIVRHRGKIEAVINNAQRACELAQEAGTLAAYFWSFEPAAHELDAHRSVSVSRASRDLSRDLKRRGWKFVGPTTMHAFIQAMGLVNDHADGCVTRAQVEEARKRFKRP, via the coding sequence ATGAGAACCACGGTCCCCGGTCCAGACGGACTTCCTCGTTGCAGTTGGTGCGCCGGCGCGTCACTCGACTACGTCGCCTATCATGACCACGAGTGGGGCTTCCCCGTGGCTGAGGACCATCGGCTGTTCGAGAAGGTCAGCCTCGAGGGATTCCAGTCGGGGTTGAGCTGGCGGACGATCCTCGACAAGCGAGAGAACTTTCGCGCGGCGTTCAAGAGATTCGACTTCCGCGAGGTCGCGAGCTTCGACGAAGTAGACGTCGGGCGCCTGCTTGCCGATGCAGGCATCGTGCGCCATCGCGGCAAGATCGAAGCCGTGATCAACAACGCGCAACGTGCGTGCGAGCTGGCCCAGGAGGCGGGCACGCTGGCCGCGTATTTCTGGAGCTTCGAGCCCGCTGCGCATGAACTCGATGCGCATCGCTCCGTGTCGGTCTCGCGGGCTTCGCGTGACCTGTCCAGGGATCTGAAAAGGCGGGGCTGGAAATTCGTCGGCCCGACCACCATGCATGCCTTCATCCAGGCGATGGGGCTGGTGAATGACCATGCTGATGGGTGCGTGACCCGAGCGCAAGTGGAAGAGGCACGCAAGAGGTTCAAACGCCCCTAG
- a CDS encoding TRAP transporter small permease: MVTALVDWICRLFSLLMVACLAAMVAMVFGNVVLRYGFNSGITVSEELSRWLFVWMTFLGSFVALRSHRHLGTNALTMRLGPAARKACFGASRVLMLGVCWLVAQGGWKQTLLNRQTTSAVTEAPMSLFYASSVLFAVLAGLVLLHELWRLVRGRLSPADLVGVGEEDDAPHSTSFEAPK; encoded by the coding sequence ATGGTCACGGCACTGGTCGACTGGATCTGCCGCCTCTTCTCGCTGCTGATGGTGGCCTGCCTGGCCGCCATGGTGGCGATGGTGTTCGGCAACGTGGTGCTGCGCTACGGCTTCAACTCCGGCATCACGGTGTCGGAGGAGTTGTCGCGCTGGCTGTTCGTCTGGATGACGTTCCTCGGTTCGTTCGTGGCCTTGCGCAGCCACCGTCACCTGGGCACCAACGCGCTGACCATGCGGCTCGGGCCTGCCGCCCGGAAGGCCTGCTTCGGCGCCTCGCGCGTGCTGATGCTGGGCGTGTGCTGGCTCGTCGCCCAGGGCGGCTGGAAGCAGACCCTGCTGAACCGCCAGACCACCAGCGCCGTGACGGAGGCGCCGATGTCCCTTTTCTATGCCAGCTCGGTGCTGTTCGCCGTGCTGGCGGGGTTGGTGCTGCTGCACGAGCTCTGGCGCCTGGTTCGCGGGCGCCTGTCGCCCGCTGACCTCGTGGGTGTCGGCGAGGAAGACGACGCGCCGCACTCCACCTCCTTCGAGGCCCCCAAATGA
- a CDS encoding glutamate ABC transporter substrate-binding protein — MSTQSLLKATVAALAVAASAPLFAQGTPVDAAAFDSLVAQGPVADAATIASNKWASKIKQAGTLRLGGTQTSNLFSQLNEKDGKIRGFDAGLAQLLTRYILGDGSKYKFTQVTSSTREQVLINDQVDMVLATYSITPARAEKISFAGPYYTSQAGVLVKSNNKAIQSYNDLAGKRTATQAGSTGPAILAQFAPKAVVQEFQTHQEAVDALRQGRVEAYVTDYTLLLNVLSLGSGDAQLAGAPFGPQDPYGVGLPKGSDGVAFVNAFLKKIEADGTWAKLWTVTIGQRTGSKNVPTPPALP; from the coding sequence ATGTCGACTCAATCCCTCCTCAAAGCCACCGTGGCGGCACTGGCAGTGGCAGCCAGTGCGCCGCTCTTCGCGCAAGGCACACCCGTCGACGCGGCAGCCTTCGACTCGCTGGTCGCCCAAGGGCCCGTGGCCGACGCCGCGACCATCGCGTCGAACAAGTGGGCCAGCAAGATCAAGCAGGCCGGCACGCTGCGCCTGGGCGGCACCCAGACGTCGAACCTGTTCTCGCAACTTAACGAGAAGGACGGCAAGATCCGTGGGTTCGATGCGGGCCTGGCCCAACTCCTGACGCGCTACATCCTGGGCGACGGGTCCAAGTACAAGTTCACGCAGGTCACGTCGTCCACCCGCGAGCAGGTTCTCATCAACGACCAGGTGGACATGGTGCTGGCGACGTATTCCATCACCCCCGCTCGTGCGGAGAAGATTTCCTTCGCCGGGCCGTACTACACCTCCCAGGCGGGGGTGCTGGTCAAGTCGAACAACAAGGCAATCCAGTCCTACAACGATCTCGCCGGCAAGAGGACCGCCACCCAGGCTGGCTCGACGGGGCCCGCAATCCTGGCGCAATTCGCGCCCAAGGCGGTCGTGCAGGAGTTCCAGACTCACCAGGAAGCCGTCGACGCCCTGCGCCAAGGACGCGTCGAAGCCTACGTGACCGACTACACGCTGCTGCTCAACGTCCTGAGTCTCGGCTCCGGCGACGCCCAGCTGGCGGGTGCACCCTTCGGTCCGCAAGACCCCTACGGCGTCGGTCTGCCCAAGGGCTCGGACGGCGTGGCCTTCGTCAATGCCTTCCTGAAGAAGATCGAGGCGGATGGCACCTGGGCCAAGCTCTGGACGGTGACCATCGGGCAGCGCACCGGCAGCAAGAACGTTCCGACGCCGCCTGCGCTTCCCTGA
- a CDS encoding TIR domain-containing protein, which translates to MPTRKRLFVSFDYDNDETLKTFLIGQSKHDDTPFDVADASVKEHLTGDWQDKVRGRISRADVVCVLCGTRTHTAKGVSIEYSIAKQLGKPLFLLKGYRDADCTRPKGAENEKMYNWTWENLKTLIHGGR; encoded by the coding sequence ATGCCGACTAGGAAGCGCCTGTTTGTCAGCTTTGACTACGACAACGACGAGACCCTCAAGACATTCCTGATCGGGCAGTCGAAGCACGATGACACGCCTTTCGACGTAGCGGATGCGTCGGTCAAGGAGCACCTGACCGGCGACTGGCAGGACAAGGTCAGGGGAAGAATCAGTCGCGCAGACGTGGTCTGCGTGCTGTGTGGCACCAGGACTCACACGGCCAAGGGCGTCTCGATCGAGTACTCGATCGCCAAGCAGCTAGGCAAGCCGCTTTTCCTGTTGAAGGGGTACAGGGATGCGGACTGCACGCGCCCGAAGGGTGCTGAGAACGAGAAGATGTACAACTGGACTTGGGAGAACCTGAAGACCTTGATCCATGGTGGGCGGTGA
- a CDS encoding TRAP transporter large permease, which translates to MIITIFLVALLGSMAIGVPIGFGLLVSGAALMWHMDMFDAQILAQNLAEGANSFPLLAVPFFMLAGEIMNAGGLSRRIVAFAMTLVGHVKGGLGYVGIMAAVFMAALSGSAVADAAALSALLLPMMKRAGYDPARSAGLLSSAAIIAPIIPPSIGFIVFGVAANVSISRLFMAGIAPGLMLGAALWITWWLLVRREKVEAQPRASWPEVLSAARDALFALGLPVIVVVGLRFGVFTPTEAAVVAAMYALFIAMVVYRELKWSQLFGLFLAAAQTTAVIMFLVAAAMVAAWMITVANLPAELIGVLQPLLDRPTLLLIAMMVVTILVGTAMDMTPTILILTPVFMPLVRAAGIDPVYFGVLFMINNAIGLITPPVGTVLSTVAGVGKVSMDAVTRGAWPFMLAQFAVLFLLVFFPSLVLVPARWFYG; encoded by the coding sequence ATGATCATCACCATCTTCCTCGTCGCCCTGCTCGGCTCCATGGCCATCGGGGTGCCGATCGGCTTCGGGCTGCTGGTCAGCGGCGCCGCGCTGATGTGGCACATGGACATGTTCGACGCGCAGATCCTGGCGCAGAACCTGGCCGAGGGCGCCAACAGCTTCCCGCTCCTGGCGGTTCCCTTCTTCATGCTGGCCGGCGAGATCATGAACGCCGGCGGCCTGTCGCGCCGCATCGTGGCCTTCGCGATGACGCTGGTCGGCCACGTCAAGGGCGGCCTCGGCTACGTGGGGATCATGGCAGCCGTGTTCATGGCGGCGCTGTCGGGATCGGCGGTGGCCGACGCGGCAGCCCTGTCGGCCCTGCTGCTGCCGATGATGAAGCGCGCCGGCTACGACCCCGCGCGCTCGGCTGGCCTGCTGTCGTCCGCGGCCATCATCGCGCCCATCATCCCGCCGTCAATCGGCTTCATCGTCTTCGGGGTGGCCGCCAACGTCTCGATCTCGCGCCTGTTCATGGCCGGCATCGCCCCCGGGCTGATGCTGGGCGCCGCGCTGTGGATCACGTGGTGGCTGCTGGTGCGCCGCGAGAAGGTGGAGGCACAGCCGCGGGCGTCCTGGCCCGAGGTGCTTTCGGCTGCACGCGACGCGCTGTTCGCGCTGGGGCTGCCGGTGATCGTGGTGGTCGGCCTGAGGTTCGGCGTGTTCACGCCCACCGAGGCCGCCGTCGTCGCTGCGATGTACGCGCTGTTCATCGCAATGGTCGTGTACCGCGAACTGAAGTGGTCGCAGCTGTTCGGGCTGTTCCTGGCCGCCGCGCAGACCACCGCCGTCATCATGTTCCTGGTAGCGGCGGCCATGGTCGCGGCCTGGATGATCACGGTGGCCAACCTGCCTGCGGAACTGATCGGCGTGCTGCAGCCCCTGCTGGACCGCCCGACGCTGCTGCTGATTGCGATGATGGTCGTGACCATCCTGGTGGGCACGGCCATGGACATGACGCCGACCATCCTGATCCTCACGCCAGTGTTCATGCCGCTGGTGCGGGCTGCCGGCATCGACCCGGTCTACTTCGGCGTGCTGTTCATGATCAACAACGCCATCGGGCTGATCACGCCGCCGGTCGGCACGGTGCTGAGCACGGTCGCCGGCGTGGGCAAGGTGAGCATGGACGCGGTGACTCGCGGCGCCTGGCCCTTCATGCTCGCGCAGTTCGCCGTGCTGTTCCTGCTAGTGTTCTTTCCCAGCCTGGTGCTGGTGCCGGCACGCTGGTTTTATGGATGA
- a CDS encoding amino acid ABC transporter permease, with translation MAGASRLLAEYGPAFGQALLLTWKLTALSFVAGFALGIVVTVARLLPLRPLRFVLTLYVEVFRNIPSVALLIFIVFALPDLQVVIDYEPSVILTLALVGSAFTSDYLRTGINTVAGGQVDAARSLGMSPMVIISSIVLPQALRSVVQPMTSLLIALMLSTSLASQVPLPGRELTALVAKIANDSAAGIAAFAAAAAMYLVSALLIAWAGAALDRKARILR, from the coding sequence ATGGCCGGTGCCTCCCGGCTTTTGGCCGAGTACGGGCCTGCGTTCGGGCAAGCCCTTTTGCTCACCTGGAAGCTCACCGCCCTGTCGTTCGTGGCCGGCTTTGCGCTGGGCATCGTTGTTACGGTGGCCCGGCTCCTGCCGTTGCGGCCGCTGCGTTTCGTGCTGACCCTCTACGTCGAGGTCTTCCGCAACATCCCGAGCGTTGCGCTGCTGATCTTCATCGTGTTCGCCCTGCCCGATCTCCAGGTCGTGATCGACTACGAGCCGAGCGTGATCCTGACCTTGGCCCTGGTTGGCTCCGCCTTCACGTCGGACTACCTGCGCACGGGCATCAACACCGTCGCCGGCGGCCAGGTGGACGCTGCACGAAGCCTGGGCATGAGCCCGATGGTCATCATCTCGTCGATCGTGTTGCCGCAGGCGCTGCGATCGGTCGTGCAACCGATGACCTCGCTGCTCATCGCGCTGATGCTGTCGACTTCGTTGGCTTCGCAGGTGCCCCTGCCGGGCCGTGAACTCACGGCGCTGGTGGCGAAGATCGCGAACGACTCCGCGGCGGGGATTGCCGCGTTCGCGGCGGCCGCCGCGATGTACCTGGTCTCGGCCCTGCTCATCGCCTGGGCGGGCGCCGCCCTGGACAGGAAAGCGCGGATCCTGCGATGA